The DNA region TGAACACTATTCACTACCATTCAAGCTGAAACACAATGTGTTCCCTGCAGCATGTGAATCCCAGAGTGAGGGGAATCGGCGACTCGCCCCAAAGTGCACTGCAACGCCTGGCAGCAGACCTCACACGCCAGCTCACACAGGTGAGTGTCCACCTGCCGTCTTTTGTCTGCTTTTACCAAATTCTGGAGAAAACACCTGGTTTGATTCCATAGAGCTCTACACACAGGGTGAATTAGAGACAGAAccactgataaataaaaatccttaaaacattcattcattcaatccTTAATGTTTCACTACagaggttttgttttcattctatGTACATTTTTCCTAATTTGTGTtacttatttgtttttgtaaaatttCTTATATTGTTTTCTTGTATTTCGAAATTAAACTGCTCAAAAGAAATTTTATTTAGTGATTAAACTATATTTAGTATTTGAGATTTAGTGCTTTTTGTGAATTCCTGCAGTGGTGCTTTGTGGCATTAACAGGTTTTTCTTGCAGGGGGCACAGAAACCCTTCAAACGGGTGATAGACGTCAGCTCAGGTGACCCCCACAAAGCAGGAATGAAGCCCATCTCATTTGTTCGACAGGTCAGTGAGGCAACACATTAAAAAATTAATATGATAAATCTGTTCACACTGGTTTTTATTCTTAGCACATGTTTTCTGTGATGTTAGgagatttattgtatttattttataatcagACCTTCTGTTTTCCCTAAATCCCTTCTCTCAGGTCCTGTCTGCTTGTCTGTACCCTGAGCTGCTGGAAGACAAAAGTCTTCCTCCGGATGTTAAGACGAGGGTGCACAGGCTGCTGGAGACTTGTGATGGAGGAAGCGTGGGTGAGGATATTCAAAAAGTTAGTCCTGTCCAAAGCAGAATAACATGTACGAACCGTCACGGGATTATTCCAACCCGCCTCCATAGGTTCCTACTCTGAATCCTCTGGCCTGCCTCACGTCAGACAAAGCATTGCTGAGTTCATCACCAGGCGAGACGCTGGTGTGCCTTCATACGcaaaagacatttttatttgtgctgGTTCTCAGAGAGCCTTGATGGTAAATGCGTCTCATTAAGTCCTTATTGTGATTATTTATTGCCAAGTACAACATATAAAGCTGAATACATGAAATGACACCGAACGTGGGCAGCGTTTGGTGTTTCTAATTGTTGCTGTCATCAGATTGTTGTTAAGCTCATGGCCAGTGGGGAGGGGGACGCTCGGACTGGCGTCCTGATCCCCACGCCCTGCCCCCACACCCTGCCCCCCGTGCTGGACGAGGCAGGGGCCGTAGCGGTGCCGTatgagctgatggaggagagagactgggccgtggacctggaggagctgcatcGAGCGGTGGCCGCCGCTAGGGGGCGCTGTGAACCCAGAGCGCTTTACATCAGCAACCCAGGAAACcccacaggtacacacacacacacacacacacacacacacacacacacacacacacacacacacacacacacagagccacctgttctcgcctccttccactgctgctgtttgctagGTCATCTGCAGGACAGGACCTCCATAGAGGACGTGATTCGGTTCGCAGCAGCTCAGAAGCTCGTGTTGTTGGTGGATGAGGTGATCACAAACTCAGTGTTCAGGTTTCGCTCACATTACAGCTTGTAATCTCCCTCCCTTTCCTCTGCACTGCAGGTGTTCCAGGACAGCGTGTTTGAAGCCGGCAGAGAGTTTATCTCCTATAAGAAAGCCTTGTTTGACATGGATAAAGAATTCTCGCAGACAGTGGAGCTGATCTCCTTCCATTCCTTATCAAGCGCCTGCATGGGAGAGTgagtttttacttttactgcagCTCTTTATGGAAACATGAATCTCTTTCAGGCATGTGACCGGACATCTTTATTTTGACTCCAAGTGACTCCACTTTAGTGGTGGAGTCACTAAACTACAGCAGCAGAGTCCCAACCAGCAGGGCGGTAATAACCAATGGTTACATATGGTTATAACTGGTTTATATGTTTCATATTATAAAtgacaaag from Betta splendens chromosome 4, fBetSpl5.4, whole genome shotgun sequence includes:
- the LOC114854556 gene encoding alanine aminotransferase 2-like; amino-acid sequence: MCSLQHVNPRVRGIGDSPQSALQRLAADLTRQLTQGAQKPFKRVIDVSSGDPHKAGMKPISFVRQVLSACLYPELLEDKSLPPDVKTRVHRLLETCDGGSVGSYSESSGLPHVRQSIAEFITRRDAGVPSYAKDIFICAGSQRALMIVVKLMASGEGDARTGVLIPTPCPHTLPPVLDEAGAVAVPYELMEERDWAVDLEELHRAVAAARGRCEPRALYISNPGNPTGHLQDRTSIEDVIRFAAAQKLVLLVDEVFQDSVFEAGREFISYKKALFDMDKEFSQTVELISFHSLSSACMGECGLRAAYMETVNMDPEVMTFVDTMLCGDITTPVTGQLALEVMTNPPRPGEPSHDTYTQEVRLVRATLVQNAQRACRILNDLPGMSCRPATGGIYLYPHLHLPPECVEQAKALQLEADVLYCQQLLAEEGVFVGVGGSARNHHLRLCVLVPSDTLDEVLARLASFHLRLMGRFLSD